The following coding sequences are from one Paenarthrobacter ureafaciens window:
- a CDS encoding ribose-5-phosphate isomerase codes for MSTAAGWRIVVGNDEAGVEYKQALVALLEADPRVESVTDVGVGANDSTAYPHVAVDAARKVADGEADRALLICGTGLGVAIAANKVPGIRAVTAHDSYSVERSVLSNNAQVLTLGQRVIGLELAKKLVGEWLGHRFDENSSSAAKVDAICSYEPNYTKAV; via the coding sequence ATGAGTACAGCAGCAGGCTGGCGCATAGTCGTCGGCAACGATGAAGCAGGCGTCGAGTACAAGCAGGCCCTGGTGGCCCTCCTCGAAGCAGACCCGCGCGTCGAGTCCGTCACCGACGTCGGGGTGGGAGCCAACGACTCCACCGCCTACCCGCACGTGGCCGTCGACGCAGCCCGCAAGGTAGCCGACGGCGAAGCCGACCGTGCGCTGCTGATCTGCGGCACCGGACTGGGTGTGGCCATCGCCGCGAACAAGGTTCCCGGCATCCGCGCAGTCACCGCGCACGACAGCTACTCGGTGGAGCGTTCCGTCCTGAGCAACAATGCACAGGTCCTCACCCTCGGCCAGCGCGTGATTGGCTTGGAACTTGCCAAGAAGCTCGTGGGGGAATGGCTCGGCCACCGCTTCGATGAAAACTCTTCTTCCGCCGCCAAGGTGGATGCCATCTGCTCCTACGAGCCCAACTACACGAAGGCAGTCTGA
- a CDS encoding 3-hydroxyacyl-CoA dehydrogenase family protein — protein sequence MTETSTSTAGAPNTAARKIAVVGSGYMGGGIAQVLALGGARVALADVSAEVAQKNFDRLLEESDQFIKDGLFPEGSTEILKQNLWAAKDIEEAVADADFIEEAVPEVLEIKHQTLARISAAAKPDALIGSNTSTISIAALAEAVTNPERFLGVHFSNPSPFIPGVEVIPHAGTSAATVSASQEMVHAAGKQTAVVKDVTGFVLNRLQYALFHEAAQLVEQGIATADDVDTLVRTTFGFRLPFFGPFAIADMAGLDVYNFCYKSLQTSFPERFATPKILTDLVEAGKLGTKTGAGFLNVPAERTPELIAYRNKAYVAMQKLIEELGPAPIN from the coding sequence ATGACCGAGACAAGCACCTCCACCGCCGGTGCCCCGAACACCGCAGCACGGAAGATCGCCGTCGTAGGTTCCGGCTACATGGGCGGCGGCATCGCCCAGGTCCTGGCGCTCGGCGGCGCCCGTGTTGCCTTGGCGGACGTTTCCGCCGAGGTGGCACAGAAGAACTTCGACCGTCTCCTGGAGGAATCGGACCAGTTCATTAAGGACGGCCTGTTCCCCGAGGGCTCCACTGAGATCCTCAAGCAGAACCTGTGGGCTGCCAAGGACATCGAGGAAGCCGTGGCCGATGCCGACTTCATCGAAGAGGCAGTGCCGGAAGTCCTGGAGATCAAGCACCAGACCCTGGCCCGGATCAGCGCCGCTGCAAAGCCGGACGCCCTGATCGGTTCCAACACCTCCACCATCTCCATCGCCGCGCTGGCTGAGGCTGTCACCAACCCGGAGCGTTTCCTGGGCGTGCACTTCTCCAACCCGTCCCCGTTTATCCCGGGCGTCGAGGTCATCCCGCACGCAGGCACGTCGGCTGCGACCGTTTCCGCATCGCAGGAAATGGTGCACGCCGCCGGCAAGCAGACCGCCGTCGTCAAGGATGTCACCGGATTTGTCCTGAACCGCCTGCAGTACGCGCTGTTCCACGAGGCAGCCCAGCTGGTTGAGCAGGGCATCGCAACCGCCGACGACGTCGACACCCTGGTGCGTACGACGTTCGGCTTCCGCCTGCCGTTCTTTGGCCCGTTCGCCATCGCCGACATGGCCGGGTTGGATGTCTACAACTTCTGCTACAAGTCGCTGCAGACCAGCTTCCCGGAACGCTTCGCAACGCCGAAGATCCTCACCGACCTCGTGGAAGCCGGCAAGCTCGGCACCAAGACCGGCGCAGGTTTCCTCAACGTTCCCGCCGAGCGCACCCCGGAACTCATCGCGTACCGCAACAAGGCTTACGTGGCCATGCAAAAGCTCATTGAAGAGCTTGGCCCGGCACCCATCAACTGA